A stretch of the Candidatus Neomarinimicrobiota bacterium genome encodes the following:
- a CDS encoding LD-carboxypeptidase, translated as MKYQLPPKLKAGDGIAVIAPCSAADSDKVENGLAYLADRGFMVKIADNLSNADGYLAGSDEERLSSFINFWKDPEINALFCVRGGYGIQRLLNHLDYDLISSNPKILVGYSDISALSAALLAKSGVVTYSGPMVASDMGGNFDNFSEEMLWRTLMERPSISNPKNQPLLVYKNGQAAGNIIGGTLTVLLPYFGTPYMPNLEGAILVLEDLGENPGRLDRHFHHLRYQGVFDKISGLVLGEFKDCFPDDADQFEEFKPILDSALKGYNFPVVMNFAYGHIDTRVTLPIGARANLTTDPPQFSLV; from the coding sequence ATGAAATATCAGCTGCCCCCTAAATTGAAGGCAGGCGACGGCATCGCGGTAATCGCGCCCTGCTCAGCCGCCGATTCGGACAAAGTCGAAAACGGATTGGCTTATCTCGCCGACCGAGGTTTTATGGTTAAAATAGCGGATAATCTCTCAAACGCAGACGGCTATCTTGCCGGCAGCGACGAAGAGCGATTGAGTTCATTCATAAATTTCTGGAAAGACCCGGAAATCAACGCGCTCTTTTGCGTGCGCGGCGGATACGGAATACAAAGACTCCTCAATCACTTAGACTATGACCTGATAAGTTCCAACCCCAAGATTCTTGTCGGGTACAGCGACATCTCCGCTCTATCAGCTGCACTGTTGGCAAAATCCGGTGTTGTAACATATTCCGGACCGATGGTAGCAAGCGATATGGGTGGAAATTTCGATAATTTTTCCGAGGAGATGCTGTGGAGAACTCTGATGGAACGTCCATCAATATCAAACCCTAAGAATCAGCCGCTGCTCGTCTACAAGAATGGGCAGGCAGCCGGAAACATAATTGGAGGCACGCTTACAGTATTACTTCCCTATTTCGGCACACCTTATATGCCGAACTTGGAAGGAGCGATATTAGTGTTGGAAGATTTAGGAGAGAACCCGGGAAGGCTCGACAGGCACTTTCATCATCTCAGGTATCAGGGTGTTTTTGATAAAATATCCGGCTTGGTTCTCGGAGAGTTCAAAGATTGTTTCCCCGATGATGCCGACCAGTTTGAAGAGTTCAAACCTATCCTCGATTCGGCGCTTAAAGGGTATAATTTCCCTGTTGTCATGAATTTCGCATATGGTCACATAGATACAAGAGTAACGCTGCCGATAGGCGCCCGCGCGAATTTAACTACTGACCCGCCTCAATTCAGTCTGGTATAG
- a CDS encoding NUDIX domain-containing protein: MELGETSVEAVIRELKEETGIGVIPREVLMVDTTIGGFYGDVVVIAYEITLESSEFTPGDDALEVKYFNYDELPRLTFQSHKLIIDHAFEGLESHSDK, from the coding sequence ATGGAACTCGGCGAAACGTCGGTTGAAGCGGTTATCAGAGAGCTCAAAGAGGAAACGGGAATCGGTGTGATCCCCCGGGAAGTTCTAATGGTGGATACGACGATCGGTGGTTTTTACGGCGACGTTGTGGTAATAGCTTACGAGATAACGTTAGAAAGCAGTGAGTTCACTCCCGGTGACGACGCATTAGAAGTAAAGTATTTTAATTATGACGAGCTGCCGCGTTTAACGTTTCAAAGTCACAAGCTGATAATCGACCATGCGTTTGAAGGATTGGAATCCCACTCAGATAAATAA
- a CDS encoding DUF302 domain-containing protein — protein sequence MDYDMTKVVDGSYEDTIEKVTEELKKVGFGILTTIDVKETLKKKIGADFRKYIILGACNPNLAHRALQSEIEVGLLLPCNVIVYEEEEGRTTVSILNPEIISEVAKDSAALKEVSSEAKSLLTKVLNNV from the coding sequence ATGGACTACGACATGACAAAAGTAGTTGATGGGAGCTATGAGGATACGATAGAGAAAGTCACGGAAGAACTCAAGAAAGTAGGATTTGGGATTCTTACAACCATAGACGTGAAAGAGACGCTGAAAAAGAAGATTGGTGCCGATTTCAGAAAATACATTATTTTGGGAGCGTGCAACCCGAATCTCGCCCATCGGGCGTTACAATCCGAGATTGAAGTAGGTCTTCTCCTTCCCTGCAATGTGATAGTTTACGAGGAAGAGGAGGGTAGAACTACGGTTTCGATTTTAAACCCCGAGATAATATCGGAGGTTGCTAAGGATTCTGCCGCTCTGAAGGAGGTTTCTTCCGAGGCTAAGAGCCTGTTGACCAAGGTGCTGAATAACGTCTGA
- a CDS encoding S8 family peptidase, with product MIRAILLICLLLIGSAGSSNGSGNPTFPYIQTDLNRPVTESPLLTGLYKIPQESNRIIPVWLFFSDKKIEDINTLNEKISEYTKSRSKRSLVNRYKSGNPIDFSDLPVEQSYIDAVKDLTVDIRQVSRWFNAVSADIELSDLDKIARLPFVARIERVKKFKVSPPPPDGAFENLLKKSSGSAQFDYGPSLAQLTQINVVAAHESGYSGKGVIIAMFDGGVRVTHNAFKHIIDQNRLIAQKDFVFNDDNVQDEAGEDIHGHGTSTWSVVGGFQEGALIGAAYGASFILAKTEDGRVFPDLKSEEDNWIAAAEWVEELGADIISSSLVYLDFVEDMDDYSVDDLDGNTALITIAADFAVMKGITVVNAMGNEGSNPTSLWAPADGNYVISVGAVNSSGSVATFSSRGPTADGRIKPDLMARGEFAASASGATDSAFGLSSGTSFSTPLVAGAAALVLEAHPDWTALELREAMKNSASNSCFPNNDSGWGIVDVMAAINYTGQVECDTTSLEALTIGNIFPNPSHTGMSNIPVNIPDDEEYNGGVDYSLIIYNILGERVATVDRGFIFPNSYLFPWNHKNDKGGFAASGIYFAVLIVKGKTFSRKFAVLH from the coding sequence TTGATCAGAGCAATTCTACTGATCTGCTTACTCTTAATCGGCTCTGCCGGCTCATCTAATGGGAGCGGCAACCCTACGTTTCCGTACATACAAACGGATCTGAACAGACCTGTGACCGAATCTCCTTTGCTCACAGGACTCTATAAAATCCCTCAGGAATCCAACCGGATCATACCGGTCTGGCTGTTTTTCAGTGATAAAAAAATCGAAGATATTAACACGCTGAATGAAAAAATCAGTGAATATACCAAATCACGAAGCAAGCGAAGTCTCGTAAACCGCTATAAATCCGGAAATCCCATCGACTTCAGCGACCTGCCGGTCGAACAGTCGTATATAGATGCTGTAAAGGATCTCACGGTTGACATCAGGCAAGTCAGCCGATGGTTCAACGCCGTGAGCGCCGACATCGAACTGAGTGACTTAGATAAAATTGCCCGACTACCGTTTGTCGCCCGAATAGAACGGGTCAAAAAATTTAAGGTTTCACCACCGCCGCCGGACGGTGCGTTTGAGAATCTGTTGAAAAAGAGTTCAGGTTCGGCTCAGTTTGATTACGGACCCTCCCTGGCGCAGCTTACGCAGATAAACGTCGTCGCCGCACACGAATCCGGATATTCGGGGAAAGGTGTAATCATCGCCATGTTTGATGGCGGGGTCAGAGTAACCCACAATGCATTTAAGCACATTATCGACCAGAACAGACTCATCGCCCAGAAGGATTTTGTATTTAACGACGATAACGTTCAAGACGAGGCAGGCGAAGACATTCATGGACATGGCACGAGTACCTGGTCGGTAGTCGGTGGATTTCAGGAAGGAGCTCTGATAGGCGCCGCATACGGCGCGAGTTTCATTCTCGCAAAAACGGAAGACGGCAGGGTTTTTCCCGACCTGAAATCAGAAGAGGATAATTGGATAGCCGCGGCTGAATGGGTTGAAGAACTGGGTGCAGACATCATAAGCTCTTCTCTTGTATATCTTGATTTCGTGGAAGACATGGATGATTACTCGGTCGATGATCTTGACGGCAACACAGCGCTTATCACCATCGCGGCAGACTTCGCTGTAATGAAAGGAATCACCGTAGTGAACGCCATGGGTAATGAAGGTTCAAACCCCACTTCCCTCTGGGCTCCCGCAGACGGCAATTATGTGATCTCTGTGGGAGCTGTGAACTCTTCCGGATCAGTTGCTACTTTCAGCTCAAGAGGTCCCACCGCCGACGGCAGAATAAAACCCGACCTCATGGCAAGGGGTGAGTTTGCCGCAAGCGCGAGCGGAGCGACCGATTCTGCTTTCGGTCTTTCATCTGGCACTTCCTTCTCGACACCGCTCGTTGCGGGTGCGGCGGCGCTCGTGCTCGAAGCGCACCCGGATTGGACTGCTCTCGAGCTGCGGGAAGCGATGAAAAACAGCGCAAGCAATTCGTGCTTTCCTAACAACGACAGCGGATGGGGGATAGTAGACGTTATGGCGGCGATAAACTATACAGGGCAGGTCGAATGCGACACAACTTCACTCGAAGCTCTTACGATAGGCAATATATTCCCCAATCCATCTCATACCGGCATGTCTAATATACCGGTTAATATCCCTGACGATGAAGAATACAACGGTGGGGTTGATTATTCTCTGATAATCTACAACATCTTGGGCGAGAGAGTGGCGACGGTCGACCGGGGTTTTATATTTCCGAACTCCTATCTTTTCCCATGGAATCACAAGAATGATAAGGGTGGGTTTGCTGCCTCGGGTATCTACTTCGCCGTGCTAATCGTAAAGGGCAAAACCTTCAGCAGGAAATTCGCCGTCCTTCATTAA
- a CDS encoding tryptophanase — protein sequence MKYPSEPFRIKVVELLKRTTNSERKELLHEAGFNVFNLPAESVYIDLLTDSGTSAMSDKQWAAMMIGDESYAGSKNYFHFEKVIRDLTGYSHIIPTHQGRMAENLLFSSVVKEGDFIPNNSHFDTTRANVEQNNGIALDLVIDEAKDPSNLHPFKGNIDLEKLEKTILEHGKENIPLGMLTVTNNTGGGQPVSMQNIKGTSELLHANGISFILDACRFAENAYFIKQREEGYSDHLIRDIAKEMFSYADGCTMSAKKDGLVNIGGFVALNSDEIAEKITNLLILVEGFPTYGGLAGRDLEAIAVGLGEVTDEEYLSFRINQVGNLGEMLTENGIPIVLPPGGHAIYIDALGFLPNIPRDQFPAQALTAALYIEAGVRAVEIGSLMFAHKDPETGETVYPDLELVRLAIPRRVYTNMQMNYVAEALINLYKNREKIKGLKITYEAPVLRHFTVRLEQVS from the coding sequence ATGAAATATCCTTCCGAACCTTTCAGAATAAAGGTAGTAGAGCTTCTCAAAAGGACGACAAACTCCGAACGGAAAGAGCTTCTTCATGAAGCAGGATTTAACGTCTTCAACCTGCCAGCCGAAAGCGTCTATATCGATTTGTTGACCGACAGCGGCACGAGCGCCATGTCGGACAAACAATGGGCCGCGATGATGATAGGAGATGAATCTTACGCCGGCAGCAAGAACTATTTTCACTTCGAAAAGGTGATTCGAGACCTGACGGGATACTCGCATATAATTCCCACACATCAGGGTCGAATGGCGGAAAATTTACTCTTTTCTTCAGTCGTAAAAGAGGGAGACTTCATACCTAATAACAGTCATTTCGACACCACGAGAGCGAACGTCGAACAAAACAATGGAATTGCGCTGGATTTAGTTATCGATGAGGCTAAGGACCCCTCCAATCTACATCCGTTCAAAGGAAATATCGACCTGGAAAAATTGGAGAAGACCATTCTCGAACACGGCAAAGAAAATATACCGCTGGGAATGCTGACCGTAACCAATAATACGGGCGGCGGCCAGCCGGTCAGCATGCAGAACATCAAAGGAACAAGCGAACTGCTGCACGCAAATGGAATTTCATTTATTCTTGATGCCTGCCGTTTTGCCGAGAACGCTTATTTCATAAAGCAGCGGGAAGAAGGTTATTCGGATCATTTGATTAGGGATATAGCAAAAGAGATGTTCTCTTACGCCGACGGCTGTACGATGAGCGCAAAAAAGGACGGACTTGTCAACATAGGCGGCTTCGTTGCTCTCAACTCTGACGAAATAGCGGAAAAGATCACTAACCTGCTCATACTCGTGGAAGGGTTCCCTACCTACGGCGGATTGGCGGGAAGAGACCTCGAAGCAATCGCAGTCGGTCTCGGTGAGGTAACGGACGAAGAGTATCTCTCGTTTCGGATAAACCAGGTCGGAAACCTCGGCGAGATGCTCACCGAAAACGGAATTCCGATAGTCCTTCCTCCCGGAGGTCATGCGATCTATATAGACGCTCTCGGTTTCCTGCCGAATATTCCCCGCGACCAATTTCCCGCCCAGGCGCTCACTGCGGCTCTTTATATTGAAGCAGGTGTAAGAGCGGTTGAGATCGGCAGTCTGATGTTTGCTCATAAAGATCCGGAAACGGGAGAAACCGTATATCCCGACCTCGAGCTCGTCAGGCTTGCGATTCCAAGAAGGGTCTATACGAATATGCAGATGAACTATGTCGCTGAGGCGTTGATAAATCTTTACAAGAACCGCGAAAAGATCAAGGGATTGAAAATCACTTACGAAGCTCCCGTTTTGCGTCATTTCACCGTACGGCTCGAGCAAGTATCTTAG
- the mdh gene encoding malate dehydrogenase — MKITVVGAGHVGEMTAVRLAEKGLARQIVLVDIVEGIPQGKGLDMFESSPVEGFDCEIIGTNGYEETEGSDLIIITAGIPRKPGMSRDDLLKTNSNIMKSVIEQVSGKSPDSIIIVVSNPLDVMAYVALKISGFDPTRVIGMAGILDTSRYRSFIALELGVSIRDIQAMVLGGHGDTMVPLPRYTTISGIPLSFFLSEDKIEPILERTRFGGGEIVKYLKTGSAYYAPSSAVVEMADSIVNDRKRILPCAVWLTGQYGIDGAYVGVPVKLGAEGIEEIIELDLQEAELRALQESAGHVKKTMEGLEL, encoded by the coding sequence TATTGTTGAGGGAATTCCGCAGGGCAAGGGTCTCGATATGTTCGAGTCCTCACCGGTCGAGGGATTTGACTGCGAGATAATCGGAACCAACGGGTATGAAGAAACCGAAGGCTCCGATCTCATAATTATTACCGCCGGAATTCCGCGAAAACCGGGAATGAGCAGGGATGACCTGCTGAAAACAAACTCGAACATCATGAAATCCGTTATCGAACAGGTCTCCGGCAAATCGCCAGATTCCATAATTATTGTTGTCAGTAATCCGCTTGACGTCATGGCGTACGTAGCGCTGAAAATTTCAGGGTTTGATCCTACCCGCGTAATAGGTATGGCTGGTATTCTCGACACTTCGCGGTATCGTTCATTTATAGCGTTGGAACTCGGTGTCTCGATCAGAGACATTCAGGCGATGGTTCTCGGAGGACACGGAGATACGATGGTTCCGCTCCCGCGCTACACGACGATCAGCGGGATACCGCTGAGTTTCTTCTTATCGGAAGATAAGATAGAGCCTATATTAGAACGAACCCGGTTCGGAGGCGGTGAGATAGTCAAATACCTTAAGACCGGATCGGCTTATTATGCTCCGTCATCCGCCGTTGTGGAGATGGCTGATTCTATCGTTAATGACAGAAAGAGAATTCTCCCGTGCGCAGTTTGGTTAACAGGACAATACGGCATTGACGGGGCTTATGTGGGTGTGCCGGTGAAGCTCGGAGCCGAAGGGATTGAAGAGATCATCGAACTCGATCTGCAGGAAGCCGAACTCAGAGCCCTTCAGGAATCCGCCGGTCATGTTAAAAAAACGATGGAAGGGCTCGAACTCTAA